The following proteins are encoded in a genomic region of Streptomyces lunaelactis:
- a CDS encoding alpha-N-acetylglucosaminidase, which translates to MNELSRRTLLGTAGAIGAGAAFAGTTPAAAAGGTLAAAAPVPAPALARAPAPAADGFATTPAYAALQRLLPRHAGQFGLRALDGPERFRVTGSTGRIEVAGTSAAVLLTGVHWYLKYVCRAHISWSGSRLDLPGRLPAPREALERSATVPHRFAYNDTHDGYTGPYADWPRWERLLDVLALHGCNEVLVTPGQEAVYHRLLQDFGYTDTQARTWLPAPSHQPWWLLQNMSEYGGPLSPELIERRTALGRRIADRMRELGMHPVLPGYFGTVPDGFVARNPGARVIPQGSWNGKRRPDWLDPRTQSFTDVAAAYYRHQGELFGEVAHFKMDLLHEGGTAGDVPVPDAARAVEASLQRARPGATWVILGWQANPRPALLGAIDTGRVLIVDGLSDLDTVTDRETAWGGAPYAFGTIPNFGGRTTIGANTDRWTEKFTAWRDKPGSALAGTAYMPEAAERDPAALELFSELAWREEKIDRDAWFAEYAELRYGGEDRSARTAFAALAATAYKLTSSDGRPYDSLFCRRPGMTSSIGTAFDPAGFDRAFAALLGVRPSLRDSDAYRHDVTDLARQALANRSRTLQRPLRAAHLDKDVDTFRAVSALWLKLMRLSDTMAGCHRQFLLGPWLEDAKRLATSPDEAVELERTARVLITTWADRAAANQLSNYANRDWQGLINDVHVPQWEAYLDEQAAAMAEGRAPRSFDWYPAEEAWTKDRRAYPVRATGDAYRTARRVYDTLAAAPYQGFVTVTVDPPAFTPGSTGTVAATFGNVNGLRSTGRVDLALTGLDAEPQGEPVLRRVPAGGTGTVSWRVTAPSEPLTEPLKAMPYELCTRYGPRGEERVAVTQKSALHLASPLDPEWRTFTSNAAVFGQLGDRLAVNGAGSDLWRGTTQFGTAYRQGALAAGTSVVLRVDSQENTASWARAGIAVRNSLAEPGDAGFLNLAATPGQGIVLSYDTNADGTLDTYQRITGIKAPVLLRLTRNSGTSFTGACSTDGGATWRMVATVSVPGAAASQDVGLFMTAANGGGGARGTVRFSGWSVTAG; encoded by the coding sequence ATGAACGAGCTGTCGAGACGTACTCTGCTGGGCACCGCCGGAGCGATCGGCGCCGGTGCGGCGTTCGCCGGAACCACCCCCGCGGCCGCCGCCGGAGGGACCCTGGCGGCCGCGGCTCCGGTCCCCGCTCCGGCCCTTGCTCGGGCCCCGGCTCCCGCCGCGGACGGATTCGCCACGACACCCGCGTACGCGGCACTCCAGCGGCTGCTCCCCCGCCACGCCGGCCAGTTCGGGCTGCGGGCGCTGGACGGCCCCGAGCGCTTCCGGGTCACCGGCTCCACCGGCCGTATCGAGGTCGCGGGCACCAGCGCGGCCGTCCTGCTCACCGGGGTGCACTGGTACCTCAAGTACGTCTGCCGGGCCCACATCTCGTGGTCGGGCAGCCGGCTCGACCTGCCCGGCCGGCTGCCGGCGCCCCGCGAAGCGCTGGAGCGATCGGCGACCGTCCCGCACCGGTTCGCGTACAACGACACGCACGACGGCTACACCGGCCCGTACGCCGACTGGCCCCGCTGGGAGCGACTGCTCGACGTCCTCGCCCTGCACGGCTGCAACGAGGTGCTGGTGACCCCCGGCCAGGAGGCCGTCTACCACCGGCTCCTGCAGGACTTCGGCTACACGGACACCCAGGCGCGCACCTGGCTGCCCGCGCCCTCCCACCAGCCGTGGTGGCTGCTGCAGAACATGAGCGAGTACGGCGGCCCGCTCAGCCCCGAGCTCATCGAGAGACGCACCGCCCTCGGCAGACGGATCGCCGACCGGATGCGCGAGCTCGGCATGCACCCGGTCCTGCCCGGCTACTTCGGGACCGTCCCGGACGGCTTCGTCGCACGCAACCCCGGCGCCCGTGTCATCCCGCAGGGCTCCTGGAACGGCAAGCGCCGCCCCGACTGGCTCGACCCCCGCACCCAGAGCTTCACCGACGTCGCCGCGGCCTACTACCGGCACCAGGGGGAACTCTTCGGCGAGGTCGCCCACTTCAAAATGGATCTGCTGCACGAGGGCGGCACCGCCGGGGATGTCCCGGTGCCGGACGCCGCCCGTGCGGTCGAGGCGTCCCTGCAGAGGGCACGCCCCGGCGCGACCTGGGTGATCCTGGGCTGGCAGGCCAACCCGCGCCCGGCGCTGCTCGGGGCGATCGACACCGGCCGGGTGCTGATCGTCGACGGGCTCTCCGATCTGGACACGGTCACCGACCGGGAGACGGCGTGGGGCGGGGCTCCGTACGCCTTCGGCACCATTCCCAACTTCGGCGGCCGTACGACGATCGGCGCGAACACCGACCGGTGGACGGAGAAGTTCACCGCCTGGCGCGACAAGCCGGGCAGCGCACTGGCCGGCACCGCATACATGCCGGAGGCCGCCGAGCGCGACCCGGCCGCCCTGGAGCTGTTCAGCGAGCTCGCCTGGCGCGAGGAGAAGATCGACCGGGACGCGTGGTTCGCCGAGTACGCGGAGCTCCGCTACGGCGGCGAGGACCGCTCGGCGCGTACCGCCTTCGCCGCGCTCGCCGCGACCGCCTACAAGCTGACCAGCAGCGACGGCCGCCCCTACGACTCCCTCTTCTGCCGCCGCCCGGGCATGACCTCCTCCATCGGCACCGCATTCGACCCGGCCGGGTTCGACCGCGCCTTCGCGGCACTGCTCGGCGTACGGCCGTCGCTGCGCGACTCCGACGCCTACCGCCACGATGTGACCGACCTGGCCCGGCAGGCCCTCGCCAACCGCTCACGCACCCTCCAGCGCCCCCTGCGCGCCGCCCATCTGGACAAGGACGTGGACACCTTCCGTGCCGTGTCCGCGCTCTGGCTGAAGCTGATGCGGCTGAGCGACACCATGGCCGGCTGCCACCGCCAGTTCCTGCTCGGGCCCTGGCTGGAGGATGCCAAGCGGCTGGCCACCAGCCCGGACGAGGCGGTGGAGCTGGAGCGCACCGCCCGTGTGCTGATCACCACCTGGGCGGACCGGGCCGCCGCCAACCAGCTCAGCAACTACGCCAACCGCGACTGGCAGGGGCTGATCAACGACGTCCATGTGCCGCAGTGGGAGGCGTATCTGGACGAGCAGGCGGCCGCGATGGCCGAGGGCCGCGCCCCCAGGTCCTTCGACTGGTATCCGGCGGAGGAGGCGTGGACGAAGGACCGGCGCGCCTATCCGGTGCGGGCGACGGGGGACGCGTACCGCACGGCGCGGCGGGTGTACGACACGCTCGCCGCAGCCCCGTACCAGGGCTTCGTCACCGTCACCGTGGACCCGCCGGCCTTCACCCCCGGAAGCACCGGCACCGTCGCCGCCACCTTCGGCAATGTCAACGGCCTGCGCTCCACCGGCCGCGTCGACCTCGCCCTGACGGGCCTGGACGCCGAGCCGCAGGGCGAGCCCGTCCTGCGACGCGTCCCGGCGGGCGGCACCGGCACGGTCTCCTGGCGGGTGACGGCCCCTTCGGAACCTCTCACCGAACCGTTGAAGGCCATGCCGTACGAGCTGTGCACGCGGTACGGGCCACGGGGAGAGGAGCGGGTGGCGGTCACGCAGAAGAGCGCGCTGCATCTCGCATCCCCGCTGGATCCCGAGTGGCGCACTTTCACCAGCAACGCGGCCGTCTTCGGGCAGCTCGGCGACCGGCTCGCGGTCAACGGCGCGGGCAGCGACCTGTGGCGGGGCACCACCCAGTTCGGCACCGCCTACCGGCAGGGCGCGCTGGCGGCGGGCACGAGCGTCGTCCTGCGGGTGGACTCCCAGGAGAACACCGCCAGTTGGGCGCGGGCGGGCATCGCGGTACGCAACAGCCTCGCCGAGCCGGGTGACGCCGGCTTCCTGAACCTGGCCGCGACACCGGGCCAGGGCATCGTGCTGTCGTACGACACGAACGCCGACGGCACCCTGGACACCTACCAGCGCATCACGGGCATCAAGGCTCCGGTGCTGCTGCGGCTCACCCGGAACTCCGGGACCTCGTTCACCGGCGCCTGCTCCACGGACGGCGGCGCCACGTGGCGCATGGTCGCCACGGTCTCCGTGCCGGGGGCGGCGGCCAGCCAGGACGTGGGCCTGTTCATGACCGCCGCGAACGGGGGCGGCGGGGCCCGGGGCACGGTGCGGTTCAGCGGGTGGTCGGTGACCGCGGGGTGA
- a CDS encoding tyrosine-protein phosphatase, protein MTAIPAHTVANLRDLGSTALPANRFVRPGLVFRSGALDRLDPAADPAFAALGIRTVVDFRTEAERRARPDHIPEGGRLLLADVLADQVAAGRSPAAAQLKQVLADPVAAERNLGGGKAQALFADLYRSFVTTESARAAYRAFLTELAEPDAEPLLFHCTAGKDRTGWAATVVLSLLGATPETLEEEYLAVNPAVRQAFAPLVEGFTAEGGDPEIALAIIGVVPQYLNAALDEVDARYGTMEKYVCEGLGVPAAAIERIHERLTG, encoded by the coding sequence ATGACCGCGATCCCCGCCCACACCGTCGCCAACCTCCGCGACCTCGGCTCCACCGCGCTGCCCGCCAACCGCTTCGTACGTCCCGGTCTCGTCTTCCGTTCGGGGGCGCTCGACCGGCTCGATCCCGCCGCCGATCCGGCCTTCGCCGCGCTCGGGATCCGTACCGTCGTCGACTTCCGCACCGAGGCCGAGCGCCGCGCCCGCCCCGACCACATCCCGGAGGGCGGGCGGCTCCTCCTCGCCGATGTGCTCGCCGACCAGGTCGCCGCCGGCCGGAGCCCGGCCGCTGCCCAGCTCAAGCAGGTACTGGCCGATCCGGTCGCCGCCGAGCGGAACTTGGGCGGCGGCAAGGCGCAGGCGCTGTTCGCCGACCTCTACCGCTCCTTCGTGACCACCGAATCCGCGCGCGCCGCCTACCGTGCCTTCCTCACCGAACTCGCCGAGCCCGACGCGGAACCGCTCCTCTTCCACTGCACGGCGGGCAAGGACCGCACCGGCTGGGCCGCGACGGTCGTCCTCAGCCTTCTCGGCGCGACGCCCGAGACCCTCGAGGAGGAGTATCTCGCCGTCAATCCGGCGGTACGGCAGGCCTTCGCACCGCTCGTCGAGGGTTTCACCGCGGAGGGCGGCGATCCCGAGATCGCCCTCGCGATCATCGGCGTGGTCCCCCAGTATCTGAATGCGGCACTGGACGAGGTGGACGCCCGCTACGGCACGATGGAGAAGTACGTGTGCGAAGGGCTCGGCGTCCCGGCGGCAGCGATCGAGCGCATCCATGAACGGCTGACCGGCTGA
- a CDS encoding TetR/AcrR family transcriptional regulator encodes MTTGVRRRMGVEERRQQLIGVALELFSHRSPDDVSIDEIAAAAGISRPLVYHYFPGKQSLYEAALRRAADELAARFREPREGPLGARLLRVMGRFFDFVDEHGPGFSALMRGGPAVGSSTTNAMIDEVRQAAYEQILAHLGVERPPARLQLVVRSWVSLAESTALIWLDGREIPRAELELQLVHDFAALSVVSAAYDEEMAGILIRILGDEPADGPFGELVGRLVALVPGEGKVSTVGKMPAQRLR; translated from the coding sequence ATGACGACCGGGGTACGCCGCAGGATGGGCGTCGAGGAGCGCAGACAGCAGCTGATCGGTGTGGCGCTGGAACTGTTCAGCCACCGCTCCCCCGACGATGTCTCGATCGACGAGATCGCCGCGGCCGCCGGTATCTCACGGCCGCTCGTCTACCACTACTTCCCCGGCAAGCAGAGCCTGTACGAGGCCGCGCTGCGGCGGGCGGCCGATGAGCTGGCCGCGCGGTTCCGGGAGCCGCGCGAGGGGCCGCTCGGGGCGCGGCTGCTGCGGGTCATGGGGCGGTTCTTCGACTTCGTGGACGAGCACGGGCCCGGGTTCTCCGCGCTGATGCGGGGCGGACCCGCCGTGGGCTCCTCGACGACGAACGCGATGATCGACGAGGTGCGGCAGGCCGCGTACGAGCAGATCCTGGCCCATCTGGGGGTCGAGCGGCCCCCGGCGCGGCTGCAGTTGGTCGTACGGTCCTGGGTGTCGCTCGCCGAGTCGACGGCGCTGATCTGGCTGGACGGACGGGAGATCCCGCGCGCCGAGCTGGAGTTGCAGCTCGTGCACGACTTCGCGGCGCTGTCCGTGGTGAGTGCCGCCTACGACGAGGAGATGGCGGGGATCCTGATCCGCATCCTGGGGGACGAGCCGGCCGACGGCCCGTTCGGCGAACTGGTCGGCCGGCTCGTGGCGCTGGTGCCAGGGGAAGGCAAGGTGTCCACGGTGGGCAAGATGCCCGCTCAGCGCTTGCGGTAG
- a CDS encoding 5-carboxymethyl-2-hydroxymuconate Delta-isomerase, which translates to MPQITVDYSASLESSFDRRAFALALHPLIVETIDSKIEACKTRIRRVEETVVAAGAPDDAVIHIGIAVLPGRTPELKARLSEAVLDLVAGHLKAVDGMVPIVSAEVRDLEPSYRKR; encoded by the coding sequence ATGCCGCAGATCACCGTCGACTACTCCGCGAGCCTGGAATCGTCCTTCGACCGCCGGGCCTTCGCGCTCGCCCTGCACCCGCTGATCGTGGAGACGATCGACAGCAAGATCGAGGCCTGCAAGACCCGGATCCGCCGTGTCGAGGAGACGGTCGTCGCAGCGGGCGCGCCCGACGATGCCGTCATCCACATCGGCATCGCCGTGCTGCCCGGCCGTACGCCGGAGCTCAAGGCACGGCTCTCGGAAGCCGTTCTGGACCTGGTGGCCGGCCATCTCAAGGCGGTCGACGGCATGGTGCCGATCGTCTCCGCCGAGGTGCGCGACCTGGAGCCGTCCTACCGCAAGCGCTGA
- a CDS encoding GNAT family N-acetyltransferase, with protein sequence MKITCRLAAHSDAETLVALFDEAARWMQLNGIAQWKPGDKDADHFRHRIKEGEVWIAETAEGDTIGAYELWWEDQPAWGIQPPVAGYVHRLMIDRDAAPAGFGRLLLAHAEQRIADSGREFVRLDCLSSNPALRTYYEAAGYRVAGEEPGKVAEDGSRYGVILLEKPVS encoded by the coding sequence ATGAAGATCACCTGTCGGCTCGCTGCCCACTCCGATGCGGAAACCCTTGTCGCACTCTTCGACGAGGCGGCCCGCTGGATGCAGCTCAACGGCATCGCCCAGTGGAAGCCCGGCGACAAGGACGCCGACCATTTCCGGCACCGGATCAAGGAGGGGGAGGTCTGGATCGCGGAGACCGCGGAGGGCGACACCATAGGGGCGTACGAACTGTGGTGGGAGGACCAGCCCGCCTGGGGGATCCAGCCGCCCGTCGCAGGGTACGTGCACCGGCTGATGATCGACCGGGACGCGGCCCCTGCCGGCTTCGGCCGGCTGCTGCTCGCCCACGCCGAGCAGCGCATCGCCGACAGCGGGCGCGAGTTCGTCCGGCTCGACTGTCTGTCGAGCAATCCCGCACTGCGGACGTACTACGAGGCCGCGGGATACCGGGTCGCCGGCGAGGAGCCGGGCAAGGTGGCCGAGGACGGCAGCCGTTACGGAGTGATCCTGCTGGAGAAGCCGGTCAGTTGA
- the pulA gene encoding pullulanase-type alpha-1,6-glucosidase, translating into MPRTPRRRTRAAAIAAALCAALIPAVPAASAAPPPAPPSDGRLAAEPARHDLTREQFYFVLPDRFANGERSNDRGGLTGSRLETGYDPADKGFYQGGDLKGLTGRLDYIKGLGTTAIWLAPIFRNRPVQGTGKDASAGYHGYWITDFTQVDPHFGTNADLEKLIDKAHGKGMKVFFDVITNHTADTVDYAEQKYGYRPKGAYPYLDSSGRPFDDRAGIGKVDADSFPYTPKATGQKVPAWLNDPTMYHNRGDSTFAGESSEYGDFSGLDDLWTERPEVVDGMEKIYEKWVRDFDIDGFRIDTVKHVDLDFWTQWATALDAYAAERGRDDFFMFGEIFAADTAITSPYVTRGRLDATLDFPFQDAARAYASQGAPADRLAKVFADDYRYTTDKANAYEQVTFLGNHDMGRIGTFLKQDNPKADDAELLQRARLANELMFLSRGNPVIYYGDEQGFTGAGGDKDARQSLFASRTADYLDDDQLGTDRTHASDAYDPTHPVYRSIAALSKLTKDHPALRDGIQRERYAKDSVYAFSRTDARTRTEYVVAANNGTAPKAVTIPVDATDFRTLYGGSGPVRAADGKITLTLPALSSLVLQATKPLGAPTSKPSITLDAPPAGATGTVEITADTEGGALNRVVFAAQVGSGKWRTLGSADHAPYKVTQYIDAKVAAGTPVRYKAVVVDSAGRTASDLAETTAGQAPPPEKPVAVERDYAVVHYQRPDGEYDGWQLRTGGEQAVFTGRDAYGAFAWVKLPEGAASLPYTVEKNGTADGPQRTVDLARTGQVWITQGKDGQSDTAPDGAYPPQDRTRAVLHYHRPDGDYDGWGLHTWTGAATPTDWSKPLQPVRQDAYGVTFEVPLAAGATSLSYILHKGDQKDLPTDQSLDLATYTNEVWLLAGQPKYLLPQTGGAPSLDLAKAEAQWIDRDTVVWRVKATDATSQQLVYAASGGISVVDGALSDEGRWLRLNSAALTDAQKAKYPHLKDYPAFTVDPRDRDRVRDSLRGQLIATQRAANGALLAATGVQISGVLDDLYDATGAKLGPVFDRGRPTLSLWAPTARSVSLELDGRTVAMRRDGASGVWSVTGPKSWAGKPYRYSVTVWAPSVQKLVTNKVTDPYSTALTTDSARSLAVDLTDPELAPKGWSGLRKPAAVPLRDAQIQELHIRDFSVADSTSKHPGEYLAFADRDSQGMKHLRALAVSGTSYVHLLPAFDIGTIPEKKSEQAVPDCDLKVYAPDSDEQQACIAKAAAKDAYNWGYDPLHYTVPEGSYASDPEGTRRTVEFRQMVQSLNGAGLRTVMDVVYNHTVASGQADKSVLDKIVPGYYQRLLADGTVATSTCCANTAPENAMMGKLVVDSIVTWAKEYKVDGFRFDLMGHHPKANILAVRAALDELTPARDGVDGKKIILYGEGWNFGEIADDARFVQATQKNMAGTGVATFSDRARDAVRGGGPFDEDPGVQGFASGLFTDPNPAPANGTPAEQKARLLHYQDLIKVGLAGNLAGYSFTDSSGRSVKGSEVDYNGAPAGYAAAPGDALAYADAHDNESLYDALAFKLPPATSPADRARMQVLAMATAALSQGPALSQAGTDLLRSKSLDRNSYDNGDWFNAIHWDCRDGNGFGRGLPPEADNKTKWPFAEPLLTAPSLTVGCPQIDGASAAYRDLLTIRTTEQAFSLASAGEVQSVLSFPLSGKEETPGVITMRLGDLVVVFNATPERQTQRVPGLAGKVYALHPVQLAGGDLITKSAAYEGSSGSFTVPARTVAVFARGRLAGVN; encoded by the coding sequence ATGCCCCGTACCCCCCGCCGCCGCACCCGCGCCGCGGCCATCGCGGCCGCCCTGTGCGCGGCGCTGATACCGGCCGTACCCGCGGCGTCGGCCGCTCCGCCGCCCGCTCCGCCGTCGGACGGGAGACTGGCCGCCGAGCCGGCCAGACACGATCTGACCCGCGAGCAGTTCTACTTCGTCCTGCCCGACCGGTTCGCCAACGGCGAGCGCTCCAACGACCGCGGCGGGCTCACCGGTTCGCGGCTGGAGACCGGGTACGACCCCGCCGACAAGGGCTTCTACCAGGGCGGCGACCTCAAGGGCCTGACGGGCAGGCTCGACTACATCAAGGGGCTCGGCACCACCGCCATCTGGCTCGCGCCCATCTTCAGGAACCGGCCCGTACAGGGCACCGGCAAGGACGCGTCGGCCGGCTACCACGGCTACTGGATCACCGACTTCACCCAGGTCGACCCCCACTTCGGCACCAACGCCGACCTCGAGAAGCTGATCGACAAGGCCCACGGCAAGGGCATGAAGGTCTTCTTCGACGTCATCACCAACCACACCGCCGACACCGTCGACTACGCCGAGCAGAAGTACGGCTACCGCCCCAAGGGCGCCTATCCATACCTGGACAGCAGCGGCCGCCCCTTCGACGACCGGGCGGGGATCGGCAAGGTCGACGCCGACTCCTTCCCGTACACCCCCAAGGCCACCGGCCAGAAGGTCCCCGCCTGGCTCAACGACCCCACGATGTACCACAACCGCGGCGACTCGACCTTCGCCGGCGAGAGCTCCGAGTACGGCGACTTCTCCGGGCTCGACGACCTGTGGACCGAGCGTCCCGAGGTCGTCGACGGCATGGAGAAGATCTACGAGAAGTGGGTCCGCGACTTCGACATCGACGGCTTCCGTATCGACACCGTCAAACACGTCGACCTGGACTTCTGGACCCAGTGGGCCACCGCGCTCGACGCGTACGCCGCCGAGCGCGGCCGCGACGACTTCTTCATGTTCGGCGAGATCTTCGCGGCGGACACGGCGATCACCTCGCCGTATGTCACCCGAGGCCGCCTCGACGCGACCCTCGACTTCCCCTTCCAGGACGCGGCCCGCGCCTACGCATCGCAGGGCGCACCCGCCGACCGCCTCGCCAAGGTCTTCGCCGACGACTACCGCTACACCACCGACAAGGCCAACGCCTATGAGCAGGTGACCTTCCTCGGCAACCACGACATGGGCCGCATCGGCACGTTCCTCAAGCAGGACAACCCGAAGGCCGACGACGCGGAGCTGCTGCAGCGCGCCCGGCTCGCAAACGAGCTGATGTTCCTCTCCCGGGGCAACCCCGTCATCTACTACGGCGACGAGCAGGGCTTCACCGGCGCGGGCGGCGACAAGGACGCCCGCCAGAGCCTCTTCGCCTCCAGGACCGCCGACTATCTGGACGACGACCAGCTCGGCACGGACCGTACGCACGCATCCGACGCGTACGACCCCACCCATCCCGTCTACCGGTCCATCGCCGCGCTGTCGAAGCTCACCAAGGACCACCCGGCGCTGCGCGACGGCATCCAGAGAGAGCGGTACGCCAAGGACTCGGTGTACGCCTTCTCCCGCACAGACGCCAGGACGCGCACGGAGTACGTCGTCGCCGCCAACAACGGCACCGCGCCCAAGGCCGTGACCATTCCGGTGGACGCCACCGACTTCCGTACGCTGTACGGCGGTTCGGGCCCGGTGCGGGCCGCCGACGGGAAGATCACCCTTACCCTTCCCGCGCTGTCCTCCCTCGTGCTTCAGGCCACCAAGCCCCTGGGCGCACCCACCTCCAAGCCCTCGATCACCCTCGACGCCCCGCCCGCCGGGGCCACCGGCACCGTCGAGATCACCGCGGACACCGAAGGCGGCGCACTCAACCGCGTCGTCTTCGCAGCCCAGGTCGGCAGCGGCAAGTGGCGCACCCTCGGTTCCGCCGATCACGCCCCGTACAAGGTCACCCAGTACATCGACGCCAAGGTGGCGGCCGGAACCCCCGTGCGCTACAAGGCAGTTGTGGTGGACAGCGCGGGACGTACGGCGAGTGACCTGGCGGAGACGACCGCCGGGCAGGCCCCGCCCCCCGAGAAGCCGGTGGCCGTCGAGCGGGACTACGCGGTCGTCCACTACCAGCGCCCGGACGGAGAGTACGACGGCTGGCAGCTGAGGACCGGCGGCGAGCAGGCCGTGTTCACCGGGCGGGACGCCTACGGCGCGTTCGCCTGGGTCAAGCTCCCCGAGGGCGCCGCGAGCCTTCCGTACACCGTCGAGAAGAACGGCACCGCCGACGGCCCGCAGCGCACCGTCGACCTCGCCCGCACCGGCCAGGTCTGGATCACCCAGGGCAAGGACGGCCAGTCGGACACCGCGCCCGACGGCGCCTACCCGCCGCAGGACAGGACCAGGGCCGTCCTCCACTACCACCGGCCCGACGGCGACTACGACGGCTGGGGTCTGCACACCTGGACCGGGGCCGCAACGCCCACCGACTGGTCCAAGCCGCTCCAGCCGGTCAGGCAGGACGCGTACGGAGTGACCTTCGAGGTGCCGCTCGCCGCGGGCGCGACCTCGCTCAGCTACATCCTCCACAAGGGCGACCAGAAGGACCTGCCGACCGACCAGTCCCTGGACCTCGCAACGTATACGAACGAGGTCTGGCTGCTGGCCGGGCAGCCGAAGTATCTGCTGCCGCAGACCGGCGGCGCGCCCTCGCTCGACCTCGCCAAGGCCGAGGCCCAGTGGATCGACCGGGACACCGTCGTCTGGAGGGTGAAGGCCACCGACGCCACCAGCCAGCAGCTGGTGTACGCGGCGAGCGGCGGGATCTCTGTCGTCGACGGCGCGCTGAGCGACGAGGGCCGCTGGCTGCGGTTGAACTCCGCCGCCCTGACCGACGCCCAGAAAGCCAAGTACCCCCACCTCAAGGACTATCCGGCCTTCACCGTCGACCCGCGCGACCGGGACCGGGTACGGGACTCCCTGCGCGGCCAGCTGATCGCCACCCAGCGAGCGGCCAATGGCGCACTGCTCGCAGCCACCGGCGTACAGATCTCGGGTGTCCTGGACGACCTGTACGACGCGACCGGGGCGAAGCTCGGCCCGGTCTTCGACCGAGGCCGCCCCACCCTCTCCCTCTGGGCACCCACCGCTCGGTCCGTCAGCCTCGAACTCGACGGCAGGACCGTCGCGATGCGCCGGGACGGCGCGAGCGGCGTCTGGTCCGTCACCGGGCCCAAGAGCTGGGCGGGCAAGCCGTACCGCTACTCCGTCACGGTCTGGGCGCCCAGCGTCCAAAAGCTCGTCACCAACAAGGTCACCGACCCGTACTCGACCGCGCTCACCACCGACTCGGCCCGCAGCCTCGCCGTCGACCTCACCGACCCGGAGCTGGCCCCCAAGGGCTGGTCCGGCCTCAGGAAACCGGCGGCCGTTCCGCTCCGCGACGCGCAGATCCAGGAGCTGCACATCCGTGACTTCTCCGTCGCGGACAGCACATCGAAGCACCCGGGGGAGTATCTGGCCTTCGCCGACCGCGACTCGCAGGGTATGAAGCACCTGCGCGCGCTCGCCGTCTCCGGCACCTCCTACGTCCACCTCCTGCCGGCCTTCGACATCGGCACCATCCCCGAGAAGAAGTCCGAACAGGCCGTCCCCGACTGCGACCTGAAGGTGTACGCCCCCGACTCCGACGAGCAGCAGGCGTGCATCGCCAAGGCCGCCGCGAAGGACGCGTACAACTGGGGCTACGACCCGCTGCACTACACCGTCCCCGAGGGCTCGTACGCCTCCGACCCCGAGGGAACGCGGCGCACGGTCGAGTTCCGGCAGATGGTCCAGTCCCTGAACGGCGCCGGCCTGCGCACCGTCATGGACGTCGTCTACAACCACACCGTGGCGAGCGGACAGGCCGACAAGTCCGTACTCGACAAGATCGTGCCCGGTTACTACCAGCGGCTCCTCGCCGACGGTACGGTCGCCACCTCCACCTGCTGCGCCAACACCGCGCCCGAGAACGCCATGATGGGCAAACTCGTCGTCGACTCGATCGTCACCTGGGCGAAGGAGTACAAGGTCGACGGCTTCCGCTTCGACCTGATGGGCCACCATCCGAAGGCCAACATCCTCGCGGTGCGCGCCGCCCTCGACGAGCTGACGCCCGCCCGCGACGGCGTCGACGGGAAGAAGATCATCCTTTATGGGGAGGGCTGGAACTTCGGGGAGATCGCGGATGACGCCCGCTTCGTCCAGGCCACCCAGAAGAACATGGCGGGGACGGGGGTGGCGACGTTCTCCGACCGGGCCCGTGACGCGGTGCGCGGCGGCGGCCCCTTCGACGAGGACCCGGGTGTGCAGGGCTTCGCATCGGGCCTGTTCACCGACCCCAACCCGGCCCCGGCGAACGGCACTCCGGCCGAGCAGAAGGCCCGGCTGCTGCACTACCAGGACCTGATCAAGGTGGGCCTGGCGGGCAATCTCGCCGGGTACTCCTTCACCGACAGCTCCGGCCGCAGCGTCAAGGGCTCCGAGGTCGACTACAACGGCGCCCCTGCCGGGTACGCCGCCGCCCCCGGTGACGCCCTCGCCTACGCCGACGCCCACGACAACGAGTCGCTGTACGACGCCCTCGCCTTCAAGCTGCCCCCGGCCACCTCTCCGGCCGACCGGGCACGTATGCAGGTGCTGGCGATGGCGACCGCCGCGCTCTCCCAGGGGCCCGCGCTCTCCCAGGCGGGGACGGACCTGCTCCGGTCCAAGTCACTGGACCGCAATTCGTACGACAACGGCGACTGGTTCAACGCGATCCACTGGGACTGCCGGGACGGCAACGGCTTCGGCCGCGGACTGCCGCCCGAGGCCGACAACAAGACCAAGTGGCCGTTCGCCGAACCACTGCTGACGGCGCCCTCGCTCACCGTCGGCTGTCCGCAGATCGACGGTGCGTCGGCCGCCTATCGCGACCTGCTGACGATCCGTACCACCGAGCAGGCCTTCAGCCTGGCCTCGGCGGGCGAGGTCCAGTCCGTGCTGTCCTTCCCGCTCTCCGGCAAGGAGGAGACACCCGGCGTGATCACCATGCGCCTCGGCGATCTGGTCGTGGTCTTCAACGCCACACCGGAGCGGCAGACCCAGCGGGTCCCGGGACTGGCGGGGAAGGTGTACGCCCTCCATCCGGTCCAGCTCGCGGGCGGGGACCTCATCACCAAGTCTGCGGCGTATGAGGGGAGTTCAGGCAGCTTCACCGTACCGGCCCGCACAGTCGCCGTCTTCGCCCGGGGTCGGTTGGCCGGCGTCAACTGA